The sequence TCAATTATTCTTTTATTATCTGCCTCTAAAGATAGAAAATAGACGCCTGAGCAAAGTGTTTTTGTGTTGAGAGTTAATGAGTAGTTGCCAGGTTTCTTTTCTTCATCAACTAAAGTTTTAACTAATCTGCCTGAAATATCATAAAGTTGAAGTGAAACTTTTGTCGGTGCGGTTAGCGAGTAGCGAATTGTGGTCTGTGTCCTACAAGGGTTAGGAAAAATAAATAATTTTGGTATGGGTGTTTGTACCGCGGTTTTAGAAGTTTCGGGTTCTTCTATATTTATGGCAGAAGCGATTGGCTGAAGTCTCATATATACCACATCATAAACTTGTGGATTAAAACTTACCTCATGCGACCAGACTAAATCAACACCATTTCGTGTTACCGGATGAGATAATCTAGGATAGCCGGACCAATTTGGGTCATTAGTTAAATTCATAATAGGCGACCACTCAACGCCGTTGAACGTCCGATAGTAAATATCATCAGTATACCCAGGTAATCTTTCCTGCCATGCGACATAAAGATTACCAAAAGAGTCACAGGCAATGTCAGCATACCATGCGGAAGTCATCGGAGTTTCTGAGATGTTTATAGGATAACTCCAACCACCGGTATCCGTGTAACACAAATAAAAAATATCATCCTGTGTTGCGTTAGGCAATCTATGAGATAATATACAGTGAATGCGGTTTTTAGTATCAACGCGTAAAACTGCTGCACCCTCGCCGTTGAGTTGCCAAGCTAAATAATAAGGTGGATACCAATTAACATTATCATACTTCTTATAAAATTCCTGATACCCTGCTATTAATTCATCGTAAGATAAATGTAAATAATCCAAAGTATCAATCCCTAAACAAGGCCCGCCTGTTTCATATGGGGAATTTGTAACATTATATGGGATTGTTAAACTAGTATCGGTCAATACACTATACCAGATTTCGGGTTGTTGAAAATTATCAGGCGGTGCATCCCAAACCAAACGGATACAATTTAATGAATCAACTACTGCAGAAGAATAATTTGTTGCATTTGTAGTAGTATTTTGATATGTCAACCGTGTAGGAATGGTCCAACCTGTGGTATCTTTTTTGCAATGAAAGAGTTCGTAAACCCCGGCACCATCTGGAACATACTGTTTCCAGAAACAATGAGGCACATTTTGATTATCAATCACCAAGCACGGCGCAGCCGATAGTGCGCGTCCAGTGCGGCTGATATTTTCTTCAAGGGACCAAGTATTACCATTATCGGTAGAATAACGATAATAAATTTCCGATGAATCGGCATAGGGAAGGCCAATCTTTTTTGAATAAACAAAGTGAATTCTATGCAACTTATCACGAGCAATGATAGTATTACCCCAACTACCGCTAGCTCCGCCATAATAATACATTCTTCCAATTACTCGTGCTGAATCTGGATATGAAAATAAAAGCGTTATTAAGATTATTGACATAAATATACAGGGAGAAGGGAATTGAACCCTTCTCCCTGAGTTTTTAGTTTAACGCACTATTGATATGCGTCTATTAGTTATTTTATTTTCTACTGCAAGATTGACGATGTAGATACCACTTGGAACTTCTCTGCCATAATCGTCTTTGCCGTCCCAAATAAACCTTTGATTTCCTTTAAAAATTAGTCCGTTCTGAAGTGTCCTCACTAATCTGCCTGAACTGCTATAAATCTTTAATGAAACTTTTGTCTGTAATGGTAGCGTTAATGGTAGCGTAAACGATATTGACGAAGATATCTTGAATATCGATGGATTTACCTCAAGATTAAACGGATTCTGAAAACAACCTATATTACCACCAGATTGACTTCCACTATTTGATGGTTGGTATTCAAAAACATAGACTTCCGAAATTATCGCAAACTCGCCATCAATTTTTGAAACAGTAAGGTAAAGCTCTCCATCTGTATATAATTCATTAGGTATCGTATAAAAGATTATTTCTGGTTCATTGGGAACTTCTTTTGAATTTAGAATAGGATTATTATCAAGTAGAAATGTTTGAAATATTGTTCCTGCTGTTGATGGTTTTGATAAAACAATACCAATGTCATACTCTTTGTCAGGATTTAAGCCACTAATATGATAGATGATTTGATTATTGCCTATATCAGCGCATTTAGTTGAACTGTCTCCCCACACAATATAACCTGCACGGTCAACAACAAATTCTGAAGGTTCAACCAATCCAATATCAAAATCATATTTTGGAGATAAGAATTTCACATATTCAGAATGGTCACTTTCATTTTCCGCTAAGTCAAGGGCTGTTATATAGTATAGGTAATAACCCGGCCCAACATTATCTTTATATATAGGTTGAGATATTATGGTTTCATTAATTCTTACAAATGGGCGTCCATTAGTGCTACGATAGATATTATAACCAAGTAAATCAGGTTCATTGTTAGGTTCCCAAGCAAATACCAGTGTCCACCTTGGTTCATTTTGATTAGGGTCTTCAACATATTCCATTTTCAAACCACGAGGTATTGCTGGCACTGTGATATCATTCTGCTTATACCAGAGCTTTGGTGCGCCCACATTACCGCCATCTCGCCAGTCAGAAAATATCACATGTCTGCCTTGTACATCAGCAACGATTTTAGGATATTCGGAATTATGAATTGCATTCGTAAGTCGGGTAAGTGATCCCCAAGTAATACCAAAGTCAGGAGAGTTAATATAATAGATTTCAGATTCAATAAACTGTGGCATTTCACCTTCTCGATAAACCCAATTGCTTGAGAATACAATATGAACACCTTGATGGTCAACTGCAATATCTGGATGCTCGCCCATTGCTAAAAATATTGGTTCTGACCAGGTTCTGCCATTATCAGGAGAACGAGCATACCAAATTTGTGCTGAATTACCTTCGCCTTCCTGCCAAACGCAATGCACTGAGGGTAACCAAGAATATGCTGCCACTGCTGGATATAGTGATGGTTTATTAGTATAAGATATTCTATAACCAACAGAACCATATGTCCATTCACTACCGTCAACTGAGCTATTATAATAAATCTCGTATTCATGAGGACTGGTACGGCAGTATTTCGACCACACCAGATGTAATAATTGGCATTCTTCACCACCTTGAACGATTATGCTTTTTGCTATATCTGGGTATCTTGATAGACCATTAGTCACAGTGATTCTTTGCGCGCCATCTATACGCCCGGGCATAGGAAAATATGACCACCAATTATCGCCATTGCCAGATTTCTTAAAAAATATTTCGTCAATCGGAGGTGAAGATTGAATTCCGTCATGCCAGAATGCGTAAAATGCATCTGGCGCTTTCAATAGTGCTGGACATCCGCTACTATAACCTAATCTAGTCCAGATATAAGGCCAAGTAATACCGCAGTCATTTGAGATTACCATTTCAATTATTCCGAACAATCCTATGACTTTATTACTATGTGATATTATCGCTGAATATGAATGACAAGGTGTAGGTTGAACGCCACCCCAGGCTTGGTCAATTGGATATATGTTCCAAGTGAGACCACCTTCAGAAGAACGAACATATCTGGGAGAGTCGCATTCAGAATTTTCAGCACCACCATTTGTCGCAATATGAATAAAGCCATTGTTCACATCTAATGAGTGAACCCATTGGCCGTCCTTATGAGGTATTGGAATAAATGTATCATTACGCCATCCCGGTGGATTATTATGGGTAGTTGTTATAAATATTAAACTTAATATAAATCCATTAATGATACTTTTCATCGACATCTGCTCATGCCCTAAAATCTATTCAGGAACATAGAATTTATAGGACACATTTTATTTACATTTATTTAACTCTTCTAATCTACCTCTCGGGTTTCCTGTCACCCAAGAGGCATTATTAACTCGCATTTGTTTCTCCTGAAGGGTTTAATAGAAAGCGATTATATTTCGGAAAATAATATTCATTAGGAGATAAGATAAGATAAGATAAGATAAAAACCCAACTCTATTCGTATATCTCATAAATAAAGTTTAATAAAAATTCCGATTCTGTCAATAGTGAGTTTTGGGATATGAAGTTCTGTTTCTAACTGAAATTTATTTTATAAACGAAAAGGTAGAATTAAATCGGTTCTAAGGTTAATAGTTTCTCGTCTTTTTCTACAGTCTGACCAACTTTAACATACACTGCAGAAACTTTTGCTTTGATTGGACTTTTGATCTCGTTCTGCATCTTCATTGCTTCTAAAATTAAAAGTCCATCATCAATTTCTACCATATCTCCAGATTTTACCTCCAATTTAATTACCAAACCCGACATTGGCGCAGTAACCAAAATTTCCTTTTGTGGCCTAATAGTTTCTTCAGTCTCAGGTATAGTTGAGACTATCGAAGCGTTTAATGGTGTTTTAAATATGCTGACTTTATATTGATTGCCATCTTTAGTCAATCGCAAATCATATTCTTTACCATCAATAATTAATGCTACCATTTGCCCGAACTTATCAAATTTCGGCTGCACATCAAGCTGTTCATCATCAACAAATGCCTTAAATTTGCCGTGTATTTCTTTAATCTCAATCTCAAAAGTCTTATCATCAACCACTATCTTCATGTCAAAAATCAAAAATTAAAATGTAAAAATACATATAAAATATCAAAATCGTTTATCTTTTAAGACTACATTTTATCATTTTCTTTTGCCAATCTTGGCGAAGAGGCTTTCGTATGTCAAGTCTGTCAATGTCTTAAGATTCTTTCGTTACTACTATCCTCAAAATAATAGATAGAAGTTTTATCATTTTGATATTTGCTATTTGATTCTTGATA is a genomic window of candidate division WOR-3 bacterium containing:
- a CDS encoding T9SS type A sorting domain-containing protein, with the protein product MSIILITLLFSYPDSARVIGRMYYYGGASGSWGNTIIARDKLHRIHFVYSKKIGLPYADSSEIYYRYSTDNGNTWSLEENISRTGRALSAAPCLVIDNQNVPHCFWKQYVPDGAGVYELFHCKKDTTGWTIPTRLTYQNTTTNATNYSSAVVDSLNCIRLVWDAPPDNFQQPEIWYSVLTDTSLTIPYNVTNSPYETGGPCLGIDTLDYLHLSYDELIAGYQEFYKKYDNVNWYPPYYLAWQLNGEGAAVLRVDTKNRIHCILSHRLPNATQDDIFYLCYTDTGGWSYPINISETPMTSAWYADIACDSFGNLYVAWQERLPGYTDDIYYRTFNGVEWSPIMNLTNDPNWSGYPRLSHPVTRNGVDLVWSHEVSFNPQVYDVVYMRLQPIASAINIEEPETSKTAVQTPIPKLFIFPNPCRTQTTIRYSLTAPTKVSLQLYDISGRLVKTLVDEEKKPGNYSLTLNTKTLCSGVYFLSLEADNKRIIERLVVIK
- a CDS encoding biotin/lipoyl-binding protein; protein product: MKIVVDDKTFEIEIKEIHGKFKAFVDDEQLDVQPKFDKFGQMVALIIDGKEYDLRLTKDGNQYKVSIFKTPLNASIVSTIPETEETIRPQKEILVTAPMSGLVIKLEVKSGDMVEIDDGLLILEAMKMQNEIKSPIKAKVSAVYVKVGQTVEKDEKLLTLEPI